In one Populus nigra chromosome 12, ddPopNigr1.1, whole genome shotgun sequence genomic region, the following are encoded:
- the LOC133670255 gene encoding cyclic dof factor 3-like isoform X1: MLSIICYFFRVETCLLISIWVLVSLLLLVPFKVCNFYFDTKKKKTMKGESKDPAFKLFGRKIPVPDTQFPAEPLAKGTCSEITRVETKGPSEDSSEEPEMFSASGQDKEESQAAMRVNEAQVIAKPKEGPLETNGIDQEKVLKKPDKILPCPRCNSLDTKFCYFNNYNVNQPRHFCKNCQRYWTAGGSMRNVPVGAGRRKNKHLATQYRQILVSSDGMPIARMENSDSISHQLQSSVESGTTLSPSVANGMVLKFGHEAPLCDSMENVLNLGDQKRYVEISSVNRQDNVEEPSSCGSSKTASNAWANELRENIMQKEQVDVPASSNELSAPNSLPCYSVPSWVFPWNPGWNNVASMTAAQHSTGQACVTNIPNQVQLCPTPMLAVPSICPPNIPLQFVPASYWGCMPTWAAGTRNVSSGSNGCLSLSTSPNTSCCSGNGSPTLGKHSRDSKFMEEEKAEKCILVPKTLRIDDPSEASKSPLWATLGLKPDQKDPASKGTIFKNFETKAECYGHVSDITHVLEANPAALSRSHTFQESG, encoded by the exons ACCCTTCAAAGTCTGCAACTTctattttgatacaaaaaaaaaaaaaaccatgaagggTGAGTCTAAAGATCCAGCTTTCAAGCTCTTTGGTAGGAAGATTCCTGTACCTGATACTCAGTTTCCGGCCGAACCACTAGCCAAG GGAACCTGCAGTGAGATAACAAGAGTAGAAACCAAGGGTCCTAGTGAAGACAGCTCAGAAGAACCTGAAATGTTCTCTGCTTCTGGACAAGACAAGGAAGAAAGCCAAGCTGCAATGCGAGTGAATGAGGCACAAGTAATTGCTAAGCCTAAGGAAGGTCCACTGGAGACTAATGGCATAGACCAAGAGAAAGTCCTTAAGAAGCCAGATAAAATTCTACCATGTCCACGATGCAACAGTTTAGACACAAAATTCTGTtacttcaataactataatGTCAACCAACCAAGGCATTTCTGCAAGAATTGCCAAAGATATTGGACAGCTGGGGGATCAATGAGAAATGTCCCTGTTGGTGCTGGCCGGCGGAAGAATAAGCACTTAGCCACTCAATATCGTCAGATATTAGTATCTTCTGATGGGATGCCTATTGCCAGAATGGAAAACTCAGACTCAATCAGTCACCAACTTCAATCTTCTGTTGAATCCGGAACCACCTTGAGTCCCTCAGTAGCAAATGGAATGGTTCTAAAATTCGGTCATGAAGCACCTCTTTGTGATTCCATGGAGAATGTGCTGAATCTTGGAGACCAAAAAAGATATGTTGAGATAAGTTCAGTCAATCGTCAAGATAATGTAGAAGAGCCGTCTTCATGTGGATCCTCCAAGACAGCGTCCAATGCTTGGGCAAACGAATTGAGGGAAAATATTATGCAGAAAGAGCAAGTTGATGTGCCAGCATCTTCTAACGAGCTCAGCGCACCAAATTCCCTGCCTTGTTATTCTGTTCCTTCATGGGTTTTTCCTTGGAACCCGGGTTGGAATAATGTTGCTTCCATGACCGCAGCTCAGCACTCCACTGGCCAGGCTTGCGTGACAAATATTCCCAATCAAGTTCAATTGTGCCCCACACCAATGTTGGCTGTTCCCAGCATTTGCCCTCCAAACATTCCTTTACAATTTGTACCTGCTTCTTATTGGGGTTGCATGCCCACATGGGCTGCTGGAACAAGAAATGTATCGAGTGGATCGAATGGCTGCCTTTCTCTATCAACCTCTCCTAACACCAGTTGCTGCTCAGGAAATGGCTCACCAACCCTAGGCAAGCATTCTAGAGATTCAAAATTTATGGAAGAAGAGAAGGCAGAAAAATGTATATTGGTCCCAAAAACACTAAGAATTGATGACCCAAGTGAGGCTTCAAAGAGTCCTTTATGGGCTACTTTAGGTCTTAAGCCTGACCAGAAGGATCCCGCATCAAAAGGTACTATCTTCAAGAATTTTGAAACCAAAGCAGAATGCTATGGCCATGTATCTGATATCACTCATGTACTGGAAGCAAACCCAGCAGCTCTTTCTCGCTCTCATACATTCCAGGAGAGTGGCTAA
- the LOC133670255 gene encoding cyclic dof factor 3-like isoform X2: protein MKGESKDPAFKLFGRKIPVPDTQFPAEPLAKGTCSEITRVETKGPSEDSSEEPEMFSASGQDKEESQAAMRVNEAQVIAKPKEGPLETNGIDQEKVLKKPDKILPCPRCNSLDTKFCYFNNYNVNQPRHFCKNCQRYWTAGGSMRNVPVGAGRRKNKHLATQYRQILVSSDGMPIARMENSDSISHQLQSSVESGTTLSPSVANGMVLKFGHEAPLCDSMENVLNLGDQKRYVEISSVNRQDNVEEPSSCGSSKTASNAWANELRENIMQKEQVDVPASSNELSAPNSLPCYSVPSWVFPWNPGWNNVASMTAAQHSTGQACVTNIPNQVQLCPTPMLAVPSICPPNIPLQFVPASYWGCMPTWAAGTRNVSSGSNGCLSLSTSPNTSCCSGNGSPTLGKHSRDSKFMEEEKAEKCILVPKTLRIDDPSEASKSPLWATLGLKPDQKDPASKGTIFKNFETKAECYGHVSDITHVLEANPAALSRSHTFQESG from the exons atgaagggTGAGTCTAAAGATCCAGCTTTCAAGCTCTTTGGTAGGAAGATTCCTGTACCTGATACTCAGTTTCCGGCCGAACCACTAGCCAAG GGAACCTGCAGTGAGATAACAAGAGTAGAAACCAAGGGTCCTAGTGAAGACAGCTCAGAAGAACCTGAAATGTTCTCTGCTTCTGGACAAGACAAGGAAGAAAGCCAAGCTGCAATGCGAGTGAATGAGGCACAAGTAATTGCTAAGCCTAAGGAAGGTCCACTGGAGACTAATGGCATAGACCAAGAGAAAGTCCTTAAGAAGCCAGATAAAATTCTACCATGTCCACGATGCAACAGTTTAGACACAAAATTCTGTtacttcaataactataatGTCAACCAACCAAGGCATTTCTGCAAGAATTGCCAAAGATATTGGACAGCTGGGGGATCAATGAGAAATGTCCCTGTTGGTGCTGGCCGGCGGAAGAATAAGCACTTAGCCACTCAATATCGTCAGATATTAGTATCTTCTGATGGGATGCCTATTGCCAGAATGGAAAACTCAGACTCAATCAGTCACCAACTTCAATCTTCTGTTGAATCCGGAACCACCTTGAGTCCCTCAGTAGCAAATGGAATGGTTCTAAAATTCGGTCATGAAGCACCTCTTTGTGATTCCATGGAGAATGTGCTGAATCTTGGAGACCAAAAAAGATATGTTGAGATAAGTTCAGTCAATCGTCAAGATAATGTAGAAGAGCCGTCTTCATGTGGATCCTCCAAGACAGCGTCCAATGCTTGGGCAAACGAATTGAGGGAAAATATTATGCAGAAAGAGCAAGTTGATGTGCCAGCATCTTCTAACGAGCTCAGCGCACCAAATTCCCTGCCTTGTTATTCTGTTCCTTCATGGGTTTTTCCTTGGAACCCGGGTTGGAATAATGTTGCTTCCATGACCGCAGCTCAGCACTCCACTGGCCAGGCTTGCGTGACAAATATTCCCAATCAAGTTCAATTGTGCCCCACACCAATGTTGGCTGTTCCCAGCATTTGCCCTCCAAACATTCCTTTACAATTTGTACCTGCTTCTTATTGGGGTTGCATGCCCACATGGGCTGCTGGAACAAGAAATGTATCGAGTGGATCGAATGGCTGCCTTTCTCTATCAACCTCTCCTAACACCAGTTGCTGCTCAGGAAATGGCTCACCAACCCTAGGCAAGCATTCTAGAGATTCAAAATTTATGGAAGAAGAGAAGGCAGAAAAATGTATATTGGTCCCAAAAACACTAAGAATTGATGACCCAAGTGAGGCTTCAAAGAGTCCTTTATGGGCTACTTTAGGTCTTAAGCCTGACCAGAAGGATCCCGCATCAAAAGGTACTATCTTCAAGAATTTTGAAACCAAAGCAGAATGCTATGGCCATGTATCTGATATCACTCATGTACTGGAAGCAAACCCAGCAGCTCTTTCTCGCTCTCATACATTCCAGGAGAGTGGCTAA